The Granulicella sibirica genome has a segment encoding these proteins:
- a CDS encoding NIPSNAP family protein, which translates to MQRRKFVASMIAGAGVGLAMKGGEMQAQESSSMEFYQLRKYTLRTGPQQEITGKFFEHAMIPALNRLGISTVGAFKLDIGPETPTLYLLLPSTSAETLLTVDLRLAHDSKFVEAAQDFWNAPASAPAFERVETSMLSAFTGWPKLVVPKHEKRIFQLRTYENASYGAHVTKVKMFNEAEIGIFTKSGLAPVFFGSTLVGSRTPSLTYMLTFPDVATLNQNWSTFVADPAWKEISHRPEYADAKIVSNISNLYLSPLPSSQI; encoded by the coding sequence TTGCAAAGGCGAAAATTTGTTGCTTCGATGATTGCAGGCGCGGGTGTTGGTCTGGCGATGAAAGGCGGCGAGATGCAGGCGCAGGAGAGTTCTTCGATGGAGTTCTACCAACTGCGGAAATACACGCTGCGCACCGGACCCCAGCAGGAAATTACCGGGAAGTTCTTCGAGCACGCGATGATTCCTGCGCTCAATCGCCTTGGGATCTCCACAGTAGGTGCCTTCAAACTCGACATCGGCCCCGAGACTCCGACCTTATACCTCCTGCTCCCATCCACCTCGGCCGAAACCCTGCTCACGGTCGACCTTCGCCTCGCTCACGATTCGAAGTTTGTTGAGGCGGCCCAGGACTTCTGGAACGCGCCAGCCTCGGCTCCCGCATTTGAGCGCGTCGAGACCTCGATGCTCTCGGCGTTCACAGGATGGCCAAAGCTCGTCGTTCCGAAGCATGAAAAGCGCATCTTCCAACTGCGCACCTACGAGAACGCGAGTTACGGAGCGCACGTGACGAAGGTGAAGATGTTCAACGAGGCGGAGATTGGGATCTTCACCAAATCCGGCCTCGCGCCCGTTTTCTTCGGAAGCACGCTGGTCGGTTCCCGGACGCCAAGCCTCACCTACATGCTGACCTTCCCGGACGTCGCCACCCTCAACCAAAATTGGAGCACCTTCGTCGCCGATCCGGCGTGGAAAGAGATCTCCCACCGGCCCGAGTACGCCGACGCAAAGATCGTAAGCAACATCAGTAACTTGTACCTCAGCCCTCTGCCTTCCTCGCAGATTTAG
- a CDS encoding pyridoxal phosphate-dependent aminotransferase — MKSPLVSSAVSRRSFLFSAGIAASLPVLTESHFAFAAFQADKPAPKPMSQQQMMKQFFASIPPDAVLINANENPLGPCEAARSAIASVAGKGGRYDIKEMMTLVEVFASQNSIPADNFAVYAGSSEPLHYSVLSYTGPTRSFVAGDPTYEAGGRAAEIAKAKVCPVPLTKTYAHDVKAMAAKDPNAGVIYICNPNNPTGTITSREDILWLLENKPKDSMLLVDEAYIHLSDAQSVVDQTANRKDIIVLRTFSKIYGMAGIRCGFAVAHPDVLHKLELCGQNAMPVTSSIAARVSLEDTSLIPTRKAYIANARNTTLKFLADNNYKVIPGSQSNCFMIDTGRNGHEVMAAMAQKKVIIGRTWAVWPSVVRITVGTNEDMAKFRVAYKEVMDAPPTKAQLEYRLRNPVAPHFS; from the coding sequence ATGAAGTCGCCCCTCGTCTCGTCCGCTGTCTCCCGCCGCTCCTTCCTCTTCTCCGCAGGCATTGCCGCCAGCCTCCCTGTGCTCACGGAATCGCACTTCGCCTTCGCCGCCTTCCAGGCTGACAAGCCCGCGCCAAAGCCCATGTCGCAGCAGCAGATGATGAAGCAGTTCTTCGCGAGCATCCCACCCGATGCCGTGCTGATAAACGCGAACGAGAACCCGCTAGGCCCATGTGAGGCGGCGCGCTCCGCCATTGCCTCCGTTGCGGGCAAGGGCGGACGCTACGACATCAAGGAGATGATGACGCTGGTCGAGGTCTTCGCTTCGCAGAACAGCATTCCCGCGGACAATTTTGCCGTCTATGCCGGATCGTCTGAGCCGCTGCACTATTCTGTCCTTTCTTACACCGGCCCCACGCGCTCCTTCGTTGCAGGCGATCCAACATACGAAGCGGGTGGCCGCGCCGCCGAGATTGCCAAGGCGAAGGTCTGTCCGGTCCCCCTGACTAAGACCTACGCTCACGACGTCAAGGCAATGGCCGCTAAGGATCCGAACGCAGGCGTGATCTACATCTGCAACCCCAACAACCCCACCGGTACTATCACCAGCCGCGAAGACATCCTCTGGCTCCTCGAGAACAAGCCGAAGGACTCCATGCTCCTCGTCGACGAGGCCTACATCCATCTCTCGGACGCCCAGTCCGTTGTCGATCAGACCGCCAACCGCAAGGACATCATCGTCCTCCGCACCTTCTCGAAGATTTACGGCATGGCCGGCATCCGCTGCGGGTTCGCTGTCGCCCATCCCGATGTCCTCCACAAGCTCGAACTCTGCGGCCAGAACGCCATGCCCGTCACCTCGTCGATCGCCGCGCGCGTCTCGCTTGAAGACACCAGCCTTATCCCGACGCGCAAGGCCTACATTGCGAACGCCCGCAACACCACGCTTAAGTTTCTCGCCGACAACAACTACAAGGTGATACCAGGATCGCAATCGAACTGCTTCATGATCGACACCGGCCGCAACGGGCACGAGGTCATGGCTGCGATGGCGCAGAAGAAGGTCATCATCGGCCGGACATGGGCCGTGTGGCCGAGCGTCGTTCGAATCACGGTTGGTACCAATGAGGACATGGCGAAGTTCCGCGTAGCCTACAAAGAAGTGATGGATGCGCCACCGACGAAAGCCCAGCTGGAATACCGCCTCAGAAATCCTGTCGCACCTCACTTCTCCTGA